The following proteins come from a genomic window of Halorussus halophilus:
- a CDS encoding 2Fe-2S iron-sulfur cluster-binding protein produces the protein MVDTLGLGLGLTLVAIAVALHYSKGAGWNPSDDISQEVLERRAETVAETDFPEPMNRSIGGGGGAAAVGGAGAEGELAGDEEEEEGFDPASIPEDEVEYFEVEYVNEGSTIEVANNETLLDAGEDEGWDLPYACRQGQCLSCGGKVTNGDAHEYVQHSNNETLGDDEVEKGYVLTCTAYPTADLSLETNETP, from the coding sequence ATGGTCGATACACTGGGTCTGGGACTCGGGCTAACGCTCGTGGCCATCGCGGTTGCCCTTCACTACTCGAAGGGTGCCGGGTGGAACCCGTCCGACGATATTTCCCAAGAGGTTCTCGAACGTCGCGCGGAGACCGTCGCCGAGACGGACTTCCCCGAACCGATGAACCGCTCCATCGGCGGCGGTGGCGGTGCGGCCGCGGTCGGTGGCGCCGGTGCCGAAGGCGAACTCGCAGGCGACGAAGAGGAAGAGGAAGGCTTCGACCCGGCCTCGATTCCCGAGGACGAAGTCGAGTACTTCGAAGTCGAGTACGTCAACGAAGGTTCGACTATCGAAGTCGCCAACAACGAGACGCTGCTCGACGCGGGCGAAGACGAGGGCTGGGACCTGCCTTACGCCTGCCGACAGGGACAGTGTCTCTCCTGCGGTGGCAAGGTCACCAACGGTGACGCTCACGAGTACGTTCAGCACAGCAACAACGAGACGCTGGGCGACGACGAGGTCGAGAAGGGATACGTCCTCACGTGTACGGCGTACCCGACTGCAGACCTCTCGTTGGAGACCAACGAGACGCCCTGA